A single Desulfobulbaceae bacterium DNA region contains:
- a CDS encoding PEP-CTERM sorting domain-containing protein, which yields MWQWSKTPITVFAGLIMAAILAVPPALATPIFSLGSPLSGAVGDEVSVDLNLDLADGDSLFSADFTITYDSSYLEYLGASVVHGYILLLDDFIGAPSPNPITFTLSVFDQTTNDGSFYGPNSYELADLTFRIIGGGQGDQTLIRFGNLDAYDDLSTNPISAVTSDNSVTITDTAPIPEPTTMLLLGTGLAGLGAMRTQRRKRATHRLPTR from the coding sequence ATGTGGCAATGGAGTAAAACCCCAATTACAGTATTCGCAGGACTGATCATGGCGGCAATTCTGGCCGTCCCCCCTGCACTGGCAACTCCGATATTTTCACTGGGCAGCCCTTTGAGCGGAGCGGTAGGAGATGAGGTTTCCGTAGATCTCAACCTTGACCTCGCCGATGGCGACAGTCTCTTTTCCGCCGATTTTACCATCACCTATGACAGCAGCTACCTCGAATACCTCGGTGCCTCAGTCGTACATGGATACATATTACTTTTGGACGATTTTATCGGCGCTCCCTCTCCCAATCCGATCACATTCACTTTGTCAGTATTTGATCAAACTACTAACGATGGAAGTTTCTACGGCCCCAACAGTTACGAACTGGCAGACTTGACCTTCCGGATTATCGGTGGTGGCCAAGGCGATCAGACCCTTATTAGATTCGGAAACTTAGATGCATACGACGATTTAAGCACAAACCCAATCTCAGCCGTCACTAGCGACAATAGCGTTACCATTACTGACACCGCTCCTATCCCGGAACCAACCACCATGCTGCTATTGGGCACCGGGCTGGCTGGACTAGGTGCCATGCGGACCCAGCGGAGGAAACGAGCCACCCACCGGCTACCCACACGGTAG
- a CDS encoding DUF3467 domain-containing protein, whose protein sequence is MTGKVSAAPKADPQAPQAPQSPQVRWDTSNLKSSYANVCNATCTREEVVLNFGINQNWDRNSQDFEIQLDHRIILSPFAAKRLTDLLQKLLTDYEAKHGELKS, encoded by the coding sequence ATGACAGGAAAGGTAAGTGCCGCCCCAAAAGCAGACCCACAGGCCCCACAAGCCCCCCAGTCGCCCCAAGTACGCTGGGACACCTCGAACCTGAAAAGTTCCTACGCCAATGTCTGCAACGCCACCTGCACCAGAGAGGAGGTAGTGCTCAACTTCGGCATTAATCAAAATTGGGACCGCAACTCTCAGGATTTTGAAATTCAGCTGGATCACCGCATTATCCTAAGTCCCTTTGCTGCTAAGCGTTTAACCGACTTGTTGCAGAAATTGCTCACCGACTATGAGGCCAAACACGGCGAACTAAAGTCCTAA